A genomic region of Herbaspirillum sp. DW155 contains the following coding sequences:
- a CDS encoding toxin co-regulated pilus biosynthesis Q family protein: MSRVLSIFSFTLGCTLLAGSMQPAHAQTSTEHLFPVTGRFDLLAGDGGFSDDCDTATGLAAGDNGVIMLAKLDGQKTRATGKGKNGGAIAPAADVEQLPAALPQSPTAPDAQETWEIIVSDKTLNAALARWASKAGWQLVWELPVDYAVETRTTVHGSFEEAVGAVTRGMESAEIPMKAMFYQGNKVLRITAKGAE; encoded by the coding sequence ATGAGCAGAGTACTAAGTATTTTCTCCTTTACGCTGGGTTGCACGCTGCTGGCCGGTAGCATGCAGCCAGCCCATGCGCAGACCTCCACCGAGCATCTGTTCCCCGTGACGGGCCGGTTCGACCTGCTGGCGGGCGACGGCGGCTTCTCCGATGACTGCGATACCGCGACGGGGCTGGCCGCCGGCGACAATGGCGTGATCATGCTGGCCAAGCTGGATGGTCAGAAGACGCGGGCAACCGGGAAGGGCAAGAATGGCGGCGCCATCGCGCCCGCAGCGGATGTGGAGCAGCTGCCGGCAGCGCTGCCGCAGAGTCCGACGGCGCCGGATGCGCAGGAGACCTGGGAAATCATCGTCTCTGACAAGACCCTCAATGCCGCCCTGGCACGCTGGGCCAGCAAGGCTGGCTGGCAACTGGTGTGGGAGCTGCCGGTGGACTACGCGGTCGAGACCCGTACCACTGTCCATGGCAGTTTCGAGGAAGCGGTCGGGGCCGTCACACGCGGCATGGAAAGTGCCGAGATCCCGATGAAAGCCATGTTCTATCAAGGTAACAAGGTCTTGCGTATCACGGCCAAGGGAGCGGAATGA
- the sctC gene encoding type III secretion system outer membrane ring subunit SctC: MNSREWIKSWGMGILLAALLLWGTTLHAAVPAAWKDSGFSINANGMTLNGVLEDFSRTYGVRLSMSGEGDRLVKGRLKADNGIEFLNRLGATYKFRWFVYNNTLYVASASDNTSERLEVGEDAVQDAKAALVGLGLYDERFGWGELPDEGVVIVSGPRSYVDLARNVLLPASDKKVPRKGRQIMMFRLKYATAMDRVITSRGKTETIPGIKTILSNLLFGPNSGEKLSGSTPRFDAASNKRSRQPKNERAAIGESTGEGLGPLFSAPVGNGNNLMMPGGAMDGGRSGGTGDSGRASEEEGRPRIEADPSLNAIMIYDNINKRDMYASLIAELDVQPQQIEIEALIVDIDRSKLSDMGVEWGVRAGAVNSTINATTAASEGMNLPLPGATLLISNAARFYARLKAMESNGDAHVLATPTVLTLDNVAAVLDLSRSAYVSLVGERVADLADITAGTKLRVIPRIIHDGGQTRVRLEVDIEDGSLDSNDSGNSGNPNNTVSTSVTRSTISTQAIIDSQQTLMIGGYRAEALSKNKQKVPVLGDLPVLGGLFRSESQSTSTKERLFLITPRITGTDGLDVSTTRALREKSPDQSAAPATPATPAAPGTMPGAPAAPMPALPPGIPGTTTGPVLPVGPPPHAAGASETTVASATPATAAATTASDTPAAPVSTAAAGPFSPIGNGLRLPTRTRVQCKRPAGVGMM; encoded by the coding sequence ATGAATAGCCGCGAGTGGATCAAATCGTGGGGCATGGGCATCTTGCTGGCGGCGTTGCTGCTGTGGGGGACGACACTGCATGCAGCCGTGCCGGCAGCATGGAAGGACAGCGGCTTTTCTATCAATGCCAACGGCATGACGCTCAATGGTGTACTGGAGGATTTCTCCCGTACCTATGGGGTGCGGCTGTCGATGAGCGGCGAGGGCGACCGCCTGGTGAAAGGGCGGCTCAAAGCCGACAACGGTATCGAGTTTCTCAACCGGCTCGGAGCGACCTACAAGTTTCGCTGGTTCGTCTACAACAACACCCTCTACGTCGCCTCGGCCAGCGACAACACCTCCGAGCGGCTGGAGGTGGGCGAGGATGCCGTGCAGGACGCCAAGGCTGCGCTGGTCGGGCTGGGTCTGTATGACGAGCGTTTCGGCTGGGGCGAGCTGCCGGACGAGGGCGTGGTCATCGTCAGCGGCCCGCGCAGCTATGTCGATCTGGCGCGTAATGTGCTGCTGCCCGCCAGCGACAAAAAAGTGCCCCGCAAGGGACGGCAGATCATGATGTTCCGCCTCAAGTACGCCACGGCGATGGATCGTGTCATCACCTCGCGCGGCAAGACCGAGACCATCCCCGGCATCAAGACCATCCTCAGCAACCTGCTGTTCGGTCCCAACAGTGGCGAGAAATTGAGCGGTTCTACGCCACGCTTCGATGCCGCCAGCAATAAACGATCGCGCCAGCCCAAAAATGAGCGCGCCGCCATCGGCGAGAGCACCGGCGAAGGACTGGGGCCGCTGTTTTCTGCGCCCGTGGGCAATGGCAACAACCTGATGATGCCGGGAGGCGCGATGGACGGTGGCCGCAGCGGTGGTACCGGTGACTCCGGACGTGCCAGCGAAGAGGAGGGACGTCCGCGCATCGAAGCCGATCCCAGCCTTAATGCCATCATGATCTACGACAACATCAACAAGCGCGACATGTATGCCTCGCTGATCGCCGAACTGGATGTCCAGCCGCAGCAGATCGAGATCGAGGCCCTCATCGTCGATATCGATCGCAGCAAGCTCTCCGACATGGGCGTGGAATGGGGCGTGCGCGCCGGCGCGGTCAACAGCACCATCAATGCCACTACCGCCGCCTCGGAAGGCATGAACCTGCCATTGCCCGGCGCCACGCTGCTCATCAGCAATGCCGCCCGCTTCTATGCGCGGCTCAAGGCCATGGAATCCAATGGCGATGCCCACGTCCTGGCCACGCCCACGGTACTGACCCTGGACAACGTGGCGGCCGTGCTCGACCTCAGCCGTAGCGCCTACGTGTCGCTGGTGGGCGAGCGCGTGGCCGACCTCGCCGACATCACCGCCGGGACCAAGCTGCGCGTGATCCCGCGCATCATCCATGATGGCGGGCAGACGCGGGTGAGACTGGAGGTCGACATCGAAGATGGCTCCTTGGACAGCAATGACAGCGGCAACAGCGGCAATCCCAACAATACGGTATCGACCAGCGTCACCCGCTCGACCATCAGCACCCAGGCCATCATCGACTCGCAGCAGACCCTGATGATCGGCGGCTATCGCGCCGAGGCATTGAGCAAGAACAAGCAGAAGGTGCCGGTGCTGGGAGACCTGCCGGTGTTGGGCGGGCTGTTCCGCAGTGAATCGCAGTCCACCAGCACCAAGGAACGACTGTTCCTCATCACGCCGCGCATCACCGGCACCGACGGTCTGGATGTGTCCACGACCAGGGCATTGCGCGAAAAGTCGCCTGACCAATCGGCTGCGCCGGCCACTCCCGCCACTCCCGCTGCGCCAGGAACAATGCCGGGTGCGCCAGCCGCACCGATGCCTGCGCTGCCTCCAGGCATCCCCGGCACCACGACCGGCCCCGTGCTGCCGGTAGGACCGCCACCGCATGCCGCTGGTGCGAGCGAGACGACAGTGGCCAGCGCGACGCCCGCCACCGCGGCGGCCACCACCGCATCCGATACCCCTGCCGCTCCGGTAAGCACTGCTGCAGCTGGCCCTTTCAGCCCCATTGGCAACGGCTTGCGCCTGCCCACACGAACGCGGGTCCAGTGCAAGCGACCCGCCGGCGTCGGAATGATGTAG
- a CDS encoding PilN family type IVB pilus formation outer membrane protein: protein MMKAKYWALAPLVVVMGGCTALHQMENDIDATTDKTASLVKEVGRTAPGAVMPSTPLVTHDSGIWLGKNVVKLGQPALPPIFYEPTTFDRTLYSLSELAERITLRTGIPSRVTADTQEVAGMAFRNRPGAAGFNATQPLPPGLPGENGPGAAPGAAAGNAARLPLPSAPTPQLLSLPADASTGVRISYANGSLKGLLDTAAARFGVSWKYVDGTIQFFHTESRNFQINAIPGDSTFTATVTSGATSTGGVSGGGSSGGGSTTSSGSAVSANNSQNTGVASKLSVYSGIENAIKVMLSPYGKVLASPATGAITVVDTPDSLDKIAAYIDGENKALSRQIAINVTVLSVSLSHSDEYGINWSAVYNSLNRNFGISNSFTPASPGSGNFTAGIVGSSKFSGTTAVINALSEQGKVRRQTTASVVTLNNQPVPVQVARQTSYLQSSQTSIVAQVGTTTTLIPGVVTAGFNMSILPHVLTNGTVMLQFSTDISTLRGIRQIESNGSRIESPELDTRNFLQRVAMKSNETLIISGFEQTDDNLDFKGVGTPRNFLLGGGVNGQNNKEIIVVLITPVAMAAI, encoded by the coding sequence ATGATGAAGGCAAAATACTGGGCGCTGGCACCGTTGGTCGTCGTCATGGGCGGATGCACCGCGCTGCACCAGATGGAAAACGATATCGATGCCACCACCGACAAGACCGCAAGCCTGGTCAAGGAAGTCGGTCGCACCGCACCAGGCGCGGTGATGCCGTCCACGCCACTGGTGACCCACGATAGCGGAATCTGGTTGGGCAAGAACGTGGTCAAGCTGGGGCAACCGGCGCTGCCGCCCATCTTCTACGAACCCACCACCTTTGATCGCACCCTCTATTCGCTGAGCGAACTGGCCGAGCGCATCACCTTGCGCACCGGCATTCCCAGCCGGGTTACGGCCGATACCCAGGAAGTGGCCGGCATGGCATTCCGCAATCGCCCCGGCGCGGCCGGGTTCAATGCTACGCAGCCGCTGCCGCCTGGTTTGCCCGGCGAGAATGGCCCGGGGGCAGCACCCGGCGCGGCGGCGGGTAATGCCGCACGCCTGCCGCTGCCCTCTGCACCGACGCCGCAATTGCTGTCCCTGCCGGCAGATGCGTCGACGGGCGTACGGATTTCCTATGCCAATGGTTCGCTCAAGGGGCTGCTTGATACCGCCGCTGCGCGGTTCGGCGTCTCATGGAAATACGTCGACGGGACAATTCAGTTCTTCCACACGGAGTCGCGCAACTTCCAGATCAATGCCATTCCGGGCGACTCCACCTTCACGGCCACCGTTACCAGCGGTGCCACCTCCACCGGCGGCGTCTCCGGAGGGGGCAGCAGTGGCGGGGGCAGCACGACTTCCAGTGGCAGCGCCGTATCGGCCAACAATTCCCAGAACACCGGGGTCGCTTCGAAGCTGTCGGTCTACAGTGGTATCGAGAATGCCATCAAGGTCATGCTCTCGCCCTATGGCAAGGTACTGGCCTCGCCTGCCACCGGGGCCATCACGGTCGTCGATACACCGGATTCCCTGGACAAGATCGCCGCCTATATCGATGGCGAGAACAAGGCGCTGTCACGCCAGATCGCCATCAATGTCACGGTGCTGTCGGTGAGTCTGTCGCATTCCGACGAATACGGCATCAACTGGAGTGCGGTCTACAACAGCCTGAACCGGAACTTCGGCATCAGCAACAGCTTTACGCCAGCCTCGCCGGGCTCCGGCAATTTCACGGCGGGTATCGTCGGCTCCTCCAAGTTCTCCGGCACTACGGCGGTGATCAATGCCTTGTCCGAACAGGGCAAGGTGCGTCGTCAGACCACCGCCTCGGTCGTGACCCTCAACAACCAGCCCGTACCGGTGCAGGTGGCGCGCCAGACCAGTTACCTGCAATCTTCGCAGACGTCGATCGTGGCGCAGGTCGGCACCACCACCACGCTGATCCCGGGGGTAGTGACGGCCGGCTTCAACATGAGCATCCTGCCGCACGTGCTGACCAATGGCACGGTGATGCTGCAGTTCTCCACTGACATCTCCACCTTGCGCGGCATCCGGCAGATCGAAAGCAATGGCAGCCGTATCGAATCCCCTGAACTCGATACCCGCAATTTCCTGCAGCGTGTCGCCATGAAGTCCAACGAGACCCTCATCATCAGCGGCTTTGAACAGACCGATGACAACCTCGATTTCAAAGGCGTGGGCACGCCCAGGAATTTCCTCCTCGGTGGCGGCGTCAATGGCCAGAACAACAAGGAAATCATCGTTGTGCTGATCACGCCGGTGGCCATGGCCGCGATCTGA
- a CDS encoding EscI/YscI/HrpB family type III secretion system inner rod protein: MSVMTEAGSAGYSFETLGKNNNVTLDLQPVNAADSSDFRAALARHLNNDPAHIKTDNASLGSAIVDRTTHLAAEIKQDQQYVSKLLEQATRTGDSMQLMKAMMALNDFQLRVQTVSKVVSKAVTSVDSLTKLQ, translated from the coding sequence ATGAGTGTGATGACAGAGGCTGGCAGCGCCGGCTATTCCTTTGAAACGCTGGGCAAGAACAATAACGTGACGCTGGACCTGCAGCCCGTCAATGCAGCCGACAGCAGCGATTTCCGTGCTGCCCTGGCGCGTCATCTGAACAACGATCCGGCGCATATCAAGACCGACAACGCCTCGCTGGGTTCGGCCATCGTTGATCGCACCACGCACCTGGCTGCGGAGATCAAGCAGGACCAGCAGTACGTCTCCAAGCTGCTGGAACAGGCCACCCGAACCGGCGACTCGATGCAGTTGATGAAAGCGATGATGGCACTCAATGATTTCCAGCTGCGGGTGCAGACCGTATCCAAGGTGGTCTCCAAGGCGGTGACCTCGGTTGATTCGCTCACCAAGCTCCAATAA
- the sctJ gene encoding type III secretion inner membrane ring lipoprotein SctJ, translating into MRLRPLANFLPLRPRSHCSNRLLAQLPRLAAILLLLLLLSACSRSVNLQAGLSDGDANEIVLVLNRKGISVEKQKSKEGVTLIVKEDDLSRATETMNEAGLPRRNLSNLGEVFKKQGMISTPMEERIRYIHGLSEELESTLQQFDHVISARVHVVLPERIAPGEPIQPSSAAVFVKYRAPLDEDMVMPRIRKLVASSIPGLSGEEGRAKVSVVMMPGEVPTAGIEWTTLGPFVVAVSSVRALGLTLLGLVLLVLLGGGWLAFLHVQRNPKLMLMIARLAMRKAKSADPTEPTTTKATAAPTSPAPAAATATAGKAGQGKS; encoded by the coding sequence ATGCGCCTGCGACCACTGGCCAATTTCCTGCCCCTTCGCCCGCGATCACATTGCAGCAACCGGCTGCTGGCACAGCTGCCGCGCCTGGCGGCGATCCTGTTGCTGCTGCTTCTGCTGTCGGCCTGCTCCCGATCGGTCAATCTGCAGGCCGGCCTGTCCGATGGCGATGCCAACGAAATCGTTCTGGTGCTCAATCGCAAGGGCATCAGCGTCGAGAAGCAGAAGAGCAAGGAGGGCGTCACGCTGATCGTCAAGGAAGATGATCTCTCGCGCGCCACCGAAACCATGAACGAAGCGGGCCTGCCGCGCCGCAACCTGTCCAACCTGGGGGAGGTGTTCAAGAAGCAGGGGATGATTTCCACCCCCATGGAAGAGCGTATCCGCTACATTCACGGGCTCTCCGAGGAACTGGAGTCAACGCTGCAGCAATTCGACCACGTTATCTCGGCGCGCGTCCATGTGGTCCTGCCGGAGCGGATTGCACCGGGCGAACCGATTCAGCCGTCGTCAGCGGCGGTATTCGTCAAATATCGTGCGCCGCTGGACGAGGATATGGTCATGCCGCGCATCCGCAAGCTGGTAGCCTCCAGTATTCCTGGCCTGAGCGGCGAGGAGGGACGTGCCAAGGTCTCGGTGGTGATGATGCCCGGCGAGGTGCCCACGGCAGGTATCGAATGGACCACGCTGGGGCCCTTCGTGGTGGCCGTCTCCTCAGTAAGGGCGCTGGGCCTGACCCTGCTGGGGCTGGTCTTGCTGGTCCTGCTGGGGGGCGGCTGGCTGGCATTCCTGCATGTACAGCGCAATCCCAAACTCATGTTGATGATCGCCCGGCTCGCCATGCGCAAGGCCAAGTCCGCAGATCCAACCGAACCGACCACGACCAAGGCCACGGCTGCGCCGACTTCGCCAGCCCCCGCAGCCGCAACGGCGACGGCGGGCAAGGCAGGGCAGGGTAAATCGTGA
- a CDS encoding HrpE/YscL family type III secretion apparatus protein gives MSDFAVQRVTVPDQLRAHQGVLRLTGLTVTSDAAQLAEQMLAQARDEAERIREQAAEDARHAVKRQQEEVAQRGTALLEGLQRAQHDMLERIEEVVVDLAQDVMERLLLELAPRDRIAAMLRRVRQEAPAKLHEAVLWVHPDDQQLLPASPWEVQTDSALAPGSCRLEAASGEWRSDFALAVQALRDGLAAARTHLGAQDPS, from the coding sequence ATGAGCGACTTTGCCGTGCAGCGTGTGACCGTGCCGGATCAATTGCGTGCGCACCAGGGTGTGCTGCGCCTCACCGGGCTGACCGTGACCAGCGATGCGGCGCAACTGGCAGAGCAGATGCTGGCGCAGGCCCGCGACGAGGCTGAGCGGATACGCGAGCAGGCCGCAGAAGATGCCCGGCATGCCGTAAAGCGACAGCAGGAGGAAGTCGCGCAACGCGGGACTGCGTTGCTGGAGGGATTGCAACGAGCGCAGCACGACATGCTGGAGCGCATCGAAGAGGTCGTCGTGGATCTGGCGCAAGACGTGATGGAGCGCCTGCTGCTGGAACTTGCCCCGCGAGATCGCATCGCCGCCATGCTGCGCAGGGTACGTCAGGAGGCGCCAGCCAAGCTGCACGAGGCGGTACTGTGGGTCCACCCGGACGACCAGCAGCTGCTGCCGGCTTCGCCCTGGGAGGTCCAGACCGATTCCGCGCTGGCCCCGGGCAGTTGCCGCCTGGAGGCGGCCAGCGGGGAGTGGCGCAGCGACTTTGCGCTGGCGGTGCAGGCTTTGCGCGATGGTCTGGCCGCTGCCCGCACCCACCTCGGAGCCCAAGATCCTTCATGA